In a single window of the Cupriavidus sp. P-10 genome:
- a CDS encoding CobD/CbiB family protein codes for MTFVSILLALIAEQFRALGRNNPIYEIVRALGDRAEHAFDTGRPRDAALAWFTVVLPLTLAVVVVHYLLASISVALTLAWNVLVLYMTLGFRQFSHYFTDIHEALNRDDVHTARTLLHEWTGIDTVEMPVTEIVRHTLEAAIIAVHRHVFGVFFWFLVPIGPGGVVLYRVAEYLGRHWNEPSTERSPALGRFAARAFYLLDWIPSRLTAIGFAIVGNFEDAVYAWRNHARKWNDAVNGILLASGGGALGVRLGTPLAEDDSTVVLRASVVGPAIDYAPGMEEDNGPEPSAPEFGAEPGVRTLQSAVGLVWRAVVLWMLLLAMLSLALWVG; via the coding sequence ATGACCTTTGTTTCTATTCTCCTGGCGCTGATCGCCGAGCAATTCCGCGCCCTGGGCCGCAACAACCCGATCTACGAGATCGTGCGCGCACTGGGCGACCGCGCCGAGCACGCCTTCGACACCGGCCGCCCCCGCGATGCCGCGCTGGCCTGGTTCACCGTCGTACTGCCGCTGACGCTGGCCGTGGTCGTGGTGCATTACCTGCTGGCTTCGATCAGCGTGGCGCTGACGCTCGCCTGGAACGTGCTGGTGCTGTACATGACGCTGGGCTTCCGCCAGTTCAGCCACTACTTCACCGACATCCACGAGGCACTGAACCGCGACGACGTCCATACCGCGCGCACGCTGCTGCATGAGTGGACCGGTATCGACACGGTCGAGATGCCGGTCACCGAGATCGTGCGGCACACGCTGGAAGCGGCGATCATCGCCGTACACCGGCATGTGTTCGGCGTGTTCTTCTGGTTCCTGGTGCCGATCGGTCCCGGCGGCGTGGTGCTGTATCGCGTCGCGGAATACCTCGGCCGCCACTGGAACGAGCCGTCGACCGAACGCAGCCCCGCGCTGGGCCGCTTCGCCGCGCGCGCGTTCTACCTGCTCGACTGGATCCCCTCGCGCCTGACCGCGATCGGCTTTGCCATCGTCGGCAATTTCGAGGATGCGGTGTACGCGTGGCGCAACCATGCGCGCAAGTGGAACGATGCGGTCAACGGCATCCTGCTTGCCAGCGGCGGCGGGGCACTGGGCGTGCGCCTGGGCACGCCGCTGGCCGAGGACGACTCTACCGTGGTGCTGCGCGCCAGCGTGGTCGGCCCGGCGATCGACTACGCGCCAGGCATGGAAGAAGACAACGGTCCTGAGCCATCGGCGCCGGAATTCGGTGCCGAGCCGGGCGTGCGCACGCTGCAGTCCGCCGTTGGCCTGGTATGGCGCGCGGTGGTGCTGTGGATGCTGCTGCTCGCCATGCTGTCGCTGGCGCTCTGGGTGGGCTGA
- a CDS encoding pirin family protein — MIEIRKSAERGYADHGWLKSYHSFSFADYYDPQYVQFGPLRVINEDRVAPGMGFGTHGHRDMEIISYVLEGELAHKDSMGNGSVIRPGDVQRMSAGTGVRHSEYNHAAHDTTHFLQIWIMPAQNGIEPGYEEKHFEPADKRGKLRLVASQDGADGSVVVHQDVRLYAGLFDGEEAATLALAPGRRAYVHVARGRVLVNGKALEAGDAARLESVGEVALSGGDDAEVLVFDLP; from the coding sequence ATGATTGAAATCAGAAAGTCTGCAGAGCGCGGTTATGCGGATCACGGCTGGCTGAAGTCCTATCATTCCTTCTCGTTTGCCGACTACTACGATCCGCAGTATGTGCAGTTCGGGCCGCTGCGCGTGATCAACGAGGACCGCGTCGCGCCGGGCATGGGCTTCGGCACGCATGGCCACCGCGACATGGAGATCATCAGCTACGTGCTCGAAGGCGAGTTGGCGCATAAGGACAGCATGGGTAATGGCAGCGTGATCCGGCCCGGTGACGTGCAGCGCATGAGCGCCGGCACGGGTGTGCGGCACTCGGAGTACAACCACGCGGCGCACGACACCACGCATTTCCTGCAGATCTGGATCATGCCGGCGCAGAACGGCATCGAGCCGGGCTACGAGGAAAAGCACTTCGAGCCGGCTGACAAGCGGGGCAAGCTGCGCCTGGTGGCCAGCCAGGACGGCGCCGACGGTTCGGTAGTGGTGCACCAGGACGTGCGTCTGTACGCCGGGCTGTTCGACGGCGAAGAGGCGGCCACGCTGGCCCTCGCGCCGGGACGCCGCGCCTATGTCCATGTAGCGCGTGGCCGTGTGCTCGTCAACGGCAAGGCGCTGGAAGCGGGCGATGCGGCCAGGCTGGAGTCGGTCGGCGAGGTCGCGCTGTCTGGTGGCGATGACGCCGAGGTGCTGGTGTTCGACCTGCCCTGA
- a CDS encoding LysR family transcriptional regulator, translating to MPLSLESLEVLDAIERKGSFAAAAHEMGKVPSALTYVVRKLEEDLDVLLFDRRRHRAELTPAGRALLDEGRHLLHAADDLARRVKRLATGWEATLTIVVDDLINFRALLPVIHDFYAENTATRLRFAKEVLGGAWDALVSNRADLVIGGAYDAPSTQGFQIRPLGTVPFVFAVAAHHPLATEEGPLTTIQIARHRIVAVGDTSRNLPARTHGVLAGQDVLVVPTMRDKMEAQIRGLGCGWLPAPMAQPHIESGVLQVRETVEVRAPGNFKVAWRTSNRGKALQWWAGKLEDPRLAQALLQQPDFAG from the coding sequence ATGCCACTCTCACTCGAATCCCTTGAAGTCCTGGACGCCATCGAACGCAAGGGCAGCTTCGCCGCCGCCGCCCACGAGATGGGCAAGGTGCCTTCCGCGCTGACCTACGTGGTGCGCAAGCTGGAAGAAGACCTGGACGTGCTGCTGTTCGACCGGCGCCGCCACCGCGCCGAACTGACCCCGGCCGGGCGCGCGCTGCTCGACGAAGGCCGCCACCTGCTGCACGCCGCCGACGACCTGGCGCGCCGCGTCAAGCGGCTGGCCACCGGCTGGGAAGCCACGCTGACCATCGTGGTCGACGACCTGATCAATTTCCGCGCGCTGCTGCCGGTGATCCATGACTTCTATGCCGAGAACACCGCCACGCGGCTGCGCTTTGCCAAGGAAGTGCTGGGCGGCGCCTGGGACGCGCTGGTCAGCAACCGTGCCGACCTGGTAATCGGTGGCGCCTACGATGCGCCGAGCACGCAAGGCTTCCAGATCCGGCCGCTGGGCACGGTGCCGTTCGTGTTCGCGGTGGCGGCGCACCACCCGCTGGCGACCGAGGAAGGCCCGCTCACCACCATCCAGATCGCCAGGCACCGCATCGTCGCGGTGGGCGATACCTCGCGCAACCTGCCCGCGCGCACCCACGGCGTGCTGGCCGGCCAGGACGTGCTGGTGGTGCCGACCATGCGCGACAAGATGGAAGCGCAGATCCGGGGCCTCGGCTGCGGCTGGTTGCCGGCGCCGATGGCGCAGCCCCATATCGAAAGCGGCGTGTTGCAGGTGCGCGAGACCGTCGAGGTGCGCGCCCCGGGCAACTTCAAGGTGGCCTGGCGCACCAGCAACCGGGGCAAGGCGCTGCAGTGGTGGGCCGGCAAGCTGGAAGACCCGCGACTGGCGCAGGCGCTGCTGCAGCAACCCGATTTCGCCGGCTGA
- the orn gene encoding oligoribonuclease encodes MTTHATAKSVKSENNLIWLDMEMTGLQPDTDRIIEVAVVITDSELNILAEGPVLVIHQSDAVLDGMDNWNKGTHGRSGLIDKVKASTLTEEQAEAELLAFLKRWVPANKSPMCGNSICQDRRFMARYMPKLEAFFHYRNLDVSTLKELCKRWEPVIHKGFVKRQLHTALADILESVEELRYYRTHFIRHTPPGAPAADTPAADTPAADTPAQ; translated from the coding sequence ATGACAACCCACGCCACCGCCAAATCCGTCAAAAGCGAAAACAACCTGATCTGGCTGGACATGGAAATGACCGGCTTGCAGCCGGATACCGACCGCATCATCGAGGTGGCGGTCGTCATTACCGACTCCGAACTCAACATCCTGGCCGAAGGCCCGGTGCTGGTGATCCACCAGAGCGATGCCGTGCTCGACGGCATGGACAACTGGAACAAGGGCACCCACGGCCGCTCCGGCCTGATCGACAAGGTCAAGGCGTCCACGCTGACCGAGGAACAGGCCGAGGCCGAACTGCTGGCCTTCCTCAAGCGCTGGGTGCCCGCAAACAAGTCGCCTATGTGCGGCAACTCGATCTGCCAGGACCGCCGCTTCATGGCACGCTACATGCCCAAGCTGGAGGCGTTCTTCCACTACCGCAACCTGGACGTGTCCACGCTCAAGGAACTGTGCAAGCGCTGGGAGCCGGTCATCCACAAGGGCTTCGTCAAGCGCCAGCTGCACACGGCGCTGGCCGACATCCTGGAGTCGGTGGAAGAGCTGCGCTACTACCGCACGCACTTTATCCGTCACACGCCGCCGGGCGCCCCGGCTGCCGATACTCCGGCTGCTGACACCCCGGCTGCCGACACGCCCGCGCAATAA
- the rsgA gene encoding ribosome small subunit-dependent GTPase A, which produces MSRTTRHRTAGGANTGTSTEPALIIAAHGRHYVVELADGTRMHAFPRGKKSDSAVGDHVGVERAAADQCVITRVSPRKNLLHRSDQFKSKLLAANIDQVIIVLATEPGFSEDLLGRALVSAEALDIRPLIVLNKTDLPDRLDEARRRLALYGELGYDTLELSVRANPEQALDALQPRLAGLSSILIGQSGMGKSSLLNLLIPGVDAQTREISAKLDSGKHTTTFTRLYHLPADWGTVDGRLGALIDSPGFQEFGLYHLSEGMLERAFPEFRPRLTECRFYNCHHTNEPGCGVLAAVASGEIAERRHQLYAQLLHESSQQKPW; this is translated from the coding sequence ATGAGCCGCACCACGCGACACCGCACTGCCGGCGGCGCCAATACCGGCACAAGCACCGAACCCGCGCTGATCATCGCCGCGCACGGCCGCCACTACGTGGTCGAACTGGCCGACGGCACGCGCATGCATGCCTTCCCGCGCGGCAAGAAGAGCGACAGCGCCGTGGGCGACCACGTCGGCGTCGAGCGCGCCGCCGCGGACCAGTGCGTGATCACCAGGGTCTCGCCGCGCAAGAACCTGCTGCATCGCTCGGACCAGTTCAAGTCCAAGCTGCTGGCGGCCAATATCGACCAGGTCATCATCGTGCTGGCGACCGAGCCGGGCTTCTCCGAAGACCTGCTGGGCCGCGCGCTGGTGTCGGCCGAGGCGCTCGATATCCGGCCGCTGATCGTGCTCAACAAGACCGACCTGCCCGATCGGCTGGACGAGGCGCGCCGCCGCCTGGCGCTGTACGGCGAACTGGGCTACGACACGCTGGAGCTGTCGGTGCGCGCCAATCCGGAGCAGGCGCTGGATGCGCTGCAGCCGCGGCTGGCGGGGCTGTCCAGCATCCTGATCGGCCAGTCGGGCATGGGCAAGTCATCGCTGCTGAACCTGCTGATCCCCGGGGTGGACGCGCAGACGCGCGAGATCTCGGCCAAGCTCGATTCCGGCAAGCACACCACCACGTTCACGCGGCTGTACCACCTGCCGGCGGACTGGGGCACGGTCGACGGCCGCCTGGGCGCGCTGATCGATTCGCCCGGCTTCCAGGAATTCGGCCTGTACCACCTGAGCGAAGGCATGCTGGAACGCGCTTTCCCGGAGTTCCGGCCACGCCTGACCGAGTGCCGCTTCTACAACTGCCATCACACCAACGAACCCGGCTGCGGCGTGCTCGCCGCGGTGGCATCGGGCGAGATTGCCGAGCGCCGCCACCAGCTCTACGCGCAGTTGCTGCACGAATCCAGCCAGCAGAAGCCGTGGTGA
- a CDS encoding putative signal transducing protein, translating into MKLLLSATSLVHAAHCQNVLRAAGIRAELRNTWLGGATGEIPFRESAPQVWLVDDEMEAQAWAALNAAANPVPGPSWQCRHCHEWHEAQFGACWRCGAARD; encoded by the coding sequence ATGAAACTGCTACTGTCAGCCACCTCTCTCGTCCACGCCGCCCATTGCCAGAACGTCCTGCGGGCGGCCGGCATCCGGGCGGAACTGCGCAATACCTGGCTGGGCGGCGCCACCGGTGAAATTCCGTTCCGGGAAAGCGCGCCGCAGGTCTGGCTGGTCGATGACGAGATGGAGGCGCAGGCGTGGGCCGCGCTCAATGCGGCGGCCAACCCGGTACCGGGTCCAAGCTGGCAATGCCGGCATTGCCACGAATGGCATGAGGCGCAATTCGGCGCCTGCTGGCGTTGTGGCGCGGCGCGCGACTAA
- a CDS encoding M48 family metallopeptidase, translating into MFTIVFLAALVLMVLTKLWLAARQVRHVAQHRNAVPARFADTITLASHQKAADYTIARTRLSMLEVLAGAAVLIGFTMLGGLQWLNQLWLETFGPGYAYGVALVASVAVIGGLVDLPFSLYGQFGIEERFGFNKMTFGLWLADMVKMLAVASVLGLPLLLAVLWLMEGAGSLWWLWTWLVWMGFNLFLLVVFPTFIAPLFNKFEPLNDESLRQRIEGLMQRCGFASKGLFVMDGSKRSAHGNAYFTGFGAAKRIVFFDTLLARLSGDEIEAVLAHELGHFKRRHVAKRIVVTFALSLVFLALLGWLATRTWFYTGLGVAPNLGVSNHALALVLFFLTLPVFTFLLGPLSSQSSRRHEFEADAFAADQTNAGHLVSALVKLYKDNASTLTPDPLYSAFYYSHPPAAQRIDRLLAHA; encoded by the coding sequence ATGTTCACGATTGTCTTCCTCGCCGCGCTGGTGCTGATGGTGCTGACCAAGCTCTGGCTGGCCGCGCGCCAGGTGCGCCATGTGGCACAGCATCGCAACGCGGTGCCGGCGCGCTTTGCCGACACCATCACCCTCGCCTCGCACCAGAAAGCGGCCGACTACACCATCGCCCGCACCCGGCTGTCGATGCTCGAGGTGCTGGCCGGCGCCGCGGTGCTGATCGGCTTCACCATGCTGGGCGGGCTGCAGTGGCTCAACCAGCTCTGGCTGGAAACCTTCGGCCCCGGCTATGCATATGGCGTGGCGCTGGTGGCCAGCGTGGCGGTGATCGGCGGGCTGGTCGACCTGCCCTTCTCGCTCTACGGCCAGTTCGGCATCGAGGAGCGCTTCGGCTTCAACAAGATGACCTTCGGCCTGTGGCTGGCCGATATGGTCAAGATGCTGGCGGTCGCGAGCGTGCTGGGCCTGCCGCTGCTGCTGGCGGTGCTGTGGCTGATGGAGGGCGCCGGCTCGCTGTGGTGGCTGTGGACGTGGCTGGTGTGGATGGGTTTCAACCTGTTCCTGCTGGTGGTGTTCCCCACCTTTATCGCGCCGCTGTTCAACAAGTTCGAGCCGCTCAACGACGAATCGCTGCGCCAGCGCATCGAGGGCCTGATGCAGCGCTGCGGCTTTGCCAGCAAGGGCCTGTTCGTGATGGACGGGAGCAAGCGCAGCGCGCACGGCAATGCCTACTTCACCGGCTTCGGCGCGGCCAAGCGCATCGTCTTCTTCGACACGCTGCTGGCACGCCTGTCGGGCGACGAGATCGAGGCGGTGCTGGCGCACGAACTCGGCCACTTCAAGCGCCGCCACGTGGCCAAGCGCATCGTCGTCACCTTTGCACTGAGCCTGGTGTTCCTGGCGCTGCTGGGCTGGCTGGCCACCCGCACGTGGTTCTATACCGGCCTGGGCGTGGCGCCCAACCTGGGCGTATCCAACCACGCGCTGGCGCTGGTGCTGTTCTTCCTGACGCTGCCGGTGTTCACCTTCCTGCTCGGCCCGCTGTCGAGCCAGTCGTCGCGCCGCCATGAATTCGAGGCCGACGCCTTCGCCGCCGACCAGACCAATGCCGGCCACCTGGTGTCGGCACTCGTGAAGCTGTACAAGGACAACGCCTCGACGCTCACGCCCGACCCGCTCTACAGCGCCTTCTACTACTCGCATCCGCCCGCCGCGCAGCGGATCGACCGGTTGCTGGCGCACGCATGA